One genomic segment of Desulforamulus reducens MI-1 includes these proteins:
- a CDS encoding AAA family ATPase, whose product MKTIVIHSIHKGEGKTKVAKELAGYLQLQGNNVLLADLDFITDSHRRALGLPSSPNLEDMLKDIDAQANHKPYFDIKFSAEEMDNYLLTHSSGIRVLSSENAQYLSEDEHIAQKLRTVVRNLKSLSFDVLIVDTDSTERDYNQAIFNEADQVLIVMDNFRYNVKDVKIFIHKMQQMDFSTQNFKIIFNKVPSPVQVTTEDIEKDTGLQVIGIVPVLDRPCQPSSGTEDICLNVADPKNVDFITAIKEVVDGLI is encoded by the coding sequence ATGAAAACCATTGTTATACACAGTATTCATAAAGGCGAAGGTAAAACAAAGGTTGCTAAAGAATTAGCCGGTTATTTACAGTTGCAGGGAAATAATGTCCTGTTGGCTGATCTAGATTTTATTACAGACTCTCATAGGAGGGCCTTGGGCTTACCCAGTTCACCCAACCTTGAAGATATGTTAAAGGATATTGATGCCCAGGCTAATCATAAACCTTATTTTGATATAAAATTCTCTGCAGAAGAAATGGATAACTACTTATTAACTCATAGTTCTGGGATACGAGTTTTATCTTCAGAAAATGCTCAATACCTTTCTGAGGATGAACATATCGCCCAGAAATTAAGAACAGTAGTTAGAAACCTTAAATCCCTTTCCTTTGATGTTTTAATCGTTGATACCGACAGCACCGAGCGTGATTATAATCAGGCAATTTTTAATGAAGCGGATCAGGTGCTAATTGTTATGGATAATTTTAGATATAACGTCAAGGATGTAAAAATTTTTATTCATAAGATGCAACAAATGGATTTCTCCACACAAAACTTCAAAATTATCTTTAATAAAGTTCCCAGTCCAGTTCAGGTTACCACTGAGGACATTGAGAAAGATACCGGTCTACAAGTAATTGGCATCGTTCCTGTACTTGACAGACCTTGCCAGCCTTCTTCGGGAACCGAAGATATCTGCTTGAATGTGGCAGACCCAAAGAACGTCGACTTTATTACTGCTATAAAAGAAGTAGTTGACGGATTAATTTAA
- a CDS encoding tRNA uridine-5-carboxymethylaminomethyl(34) synthesis enzyme MnmG produces MTTKLNSLTDVLKKTLFFFDGLSVEEIAPYVKKKMLQDYSTDKVIERIRLCLKQHACFCKDENGKWCLKLQGYPDNDHFYAFLIKKQQPVALRQVVTNSVARKKRVRKLAEEAALMPDGRFIQLENGSWGLTEWNVEAEQYSLKHLIIKALKMHQGGLSTQQLFECVNEWRATSKPAVQQVLNKFPYFERVSSDVWIYNQQAHSLYDHLVKRYINIIIKQKEQWQTDRLKLFKKNEQLQFQLKEIGSAQKEAAAALAQRSSMVEQYNQLATQLSEKDLLLNMRKKEILRYRHELERNENKANSILYQCRLWVRKCQEKEKENARIKEIAEKNQISLEGLFSKLQQYKERDRENKARLAELKERYSTRVAELQTEIVDLKQKIEKYQQLSNIEERKLQQDINILSNDLKEALEGGEDLQRTLRLTKQELSKLQSEKRELEESLSRPLVRIAKRVSSILGW; encoded by the coding sequence GTGACCACAAAGCTAAATTCTCTTACGGATGTACTAAAAAAGACTCTTTTCTTTTTTGATGGTTTATCCGTTGAAGAAATAGCACCCTACGTAAAGAAAAAGATGCTTCAGGATTACTCAACGGATAAGGTTATTGAGAGAATTCGATTATGCTTAAAACAACATGCATGCTTCTGCAAAGATGAAAATGGTAAATGGTGCTTAAAATTACAGGGATATCCCGATAATGATCATTTTTATGCATTTCTTATTAAAAAACAGCAACCCGTGGCTCTTCGCCAAGTTGTTACCAATTCCGTTGCACGGAAAAAAAGAGTGAGAAAGTTAGCAGAAGAAGCAGCCTTGATGCCTGATGGACGTTTTATTCAACTGGAAAATGGCAGTTGGGGTTTAACGGAATGGAATGTGGAAGCAGAACAGTATTCGTTAAAACATTTAATAATTAAAGCTTTAAAAATGCATCAAGGGGGTCTTTCAACACAGCAATTGTTTGAATGTGTAAATGAATGGCGTGCCACCAGTAAGCCAGCTGTTCAACAGGTTTTAAATAAATTTCCCTACTTTGAAAGGGTAAGTTCTGATGTATGGATTTATAACCAACAAGCACATTCTCTATATGATCACTTGGTAAAGCGATATATTAATATCATTATTAAGCAAAAGGAGCAATGGCAAACTGATCGGTTAAAATTATTTAAAAAAAATGAGCAACTTCAGTTTCAATTAAAAGAAATAGGTTCTGCACAAAAAGAAGCAGCGGCGGCGCTGGCCCAAAGGTCATCCATGGTGGAACAGTACAATCAGTTAGCTACTCAACTTTCCGAAAAAGATTTGTTATTAAACATGCGAAAAAAAGAGATTTTAAGATATCGTCATGAATTAGAGAGAAACGAAAATAAAGCCAATAGTATATTATATCAATGTCGATTATGGGTACGAAAATGTCAAGAGAAGGAGAAAGAAAACGCAAGAATCAAAGAAATTGCAGAAAAAAATCAAATAAGTCTGGAGGGTCTATTTAGTAAATTACAACAGTATAAAGAGCGGGATCGGGAGAATAAAGCTCGTTTAGCTGAATTAAAGGAACGTTACAGTACTAGAGTGGCAGAACTGCAAACAGAAATTGTTGATCTTAAGCAGAAGATTGAAAAATATCAACAATTATCAAATATTGAGGAACGCAAGTTACAGCAGGATATTAATATTTTAAGCAATGATTTGAAGGAAGCGCTGGAAGGTGGGGAAGACCTACAAAGAACCCTGCGTTTAACGAAGCAAGAACTTAGCAAATTACAATCTGAAAAAAGGGAACTGGAAGAGTCCTTAAGCCGACCTCTGGTACGAATTGCCAAGAGAGTAAGTAGTATTTTGGGATGGTAA
- the guaB gene encoding IMP dehydrogenase, whose translation MYPEKFAKVGLTFDDVLLVPGASEVLPREVDTSTYLTQDIKLNVPIMSAGMDTVTESRMAIAMAREGGIGVIHKNMSIARQALEVDKVKRSEHGIITDPIFLSPESPVSEAHELMERYHISGVPITVDGKLVGILTNRDLRFETNDNRICGDIMTKDNLITAPVGTTLDEAKQILMKHKVEKLPIVDENGKLRGLITIKDIKKAKEYPNSAKDHRGRLRVAAAVGVASDTMERVQALVKAKVDVIVVDTAHGHSALVVKTVQNIRSAYPNLNIIAGNVATTEATRDLIEAGANAIKVGIGPGSICTTRVVAGVGVPQITAVYDCAQEAMKHGIPVIADGGIKYSGDIVKAIAAGASVVMLGSILAGTEESPGEKEIYQGRSYKVYRGMGSLGAMKKGSGDRYFQEQAKKMVPEGVEGRVPYKGQLSDTIFQLVGGLKAGMGYTGSRTINNLKTDAKFIRITPAGLKESHPHGVNITKEAPNYSF comes from the coding sequence TTGTATCCTGAAAAATTTGCAAAAGTTGGACTGACATTTGATGATGTGTTGCTGGTACCAGGAGCTTCAGAAGTCTTACCAAGGGAAGTGGATACATCCACTTACTTAACCCAAGATATAAAATTGAACGTACCTATTATGAGTGCTGGTATGGATACTGTAACTGAATCCCGTATGGCTATTGCTATGGCACGTGAAGGTGGCATCGGTGTAATCCACAAGAATATGTCCATTGCACGTCAGGCATTAGAGGTGGACAAGGTAAAACGATCTGAACATGGTATTATAACGGATCCCATATTTTTATCCCCTGAAAGCCCTGTTAGTGAGGCCCATGAGTTAATGGAAAGGTACCATATTTCTGGAGTTCCCATTACTGTGGATGGGAAGTTAGTGGGCATATTAACGAACCGAGATCTCCGATTTGAGACAAATGATAACCGCATTTGCGGTGACATTATGACAAAGGATAACTTAATTACTGCACCTGTAGGGACAACTCTCGATGAAGCAAAACAAATTTTAATGAAGCATAAGGTTGAAAAATTGCCCATTGTGGATGAAAATGGTAAGTTACGGGGTCTAATAACAATCAAGGATATCAAAAAGGCTAAAGAATATCCCAATTCGGCGAAAGATCACCGCGGTAGACTACGTGTAGCAGCTGCAGTGGGGGTTGCCTCTGACACCATGGAGAGAGTGCAAGCCCTTGTAAAAGCAAAGGTTGATGTGATTGTCGTTGATACAGCCCATGGCCACTCTGCCTTAGTTGTAAAAACAGTTCAAAATATCCGGTCAGCTTACCCAAATTTGAACATTATTGCTGGCAATGTTGCAACGACCGAGGCCACCAGAGACCTCATTGAAGCAGGTGCCAATGCGATAAAAGTTGGTATTGGACCTGGGTCTATCTGCACAACCCGGGTTGTTGCTGGCGTTGGTGTACCTCAGATCACCGCTGTATATGATTGTGCCCAGGAAGCGATGAAACATGGTATACCCGTAATAGCAGACGGAGGGATTAAATACTCCGGTGATATTGTAAAGGCCATTGCTGCAGGAGCAAGTGTAGTAATGTTAGGAAGTATTTTGGCCGGAACAGAGGAAAGCCCAGGGGAAAAAGAAATTTACCAGGGTCGTAGCTACAAAGTGTATCGGGGTATGGGCTCCCTAGGAGCTATGAAAAAAGGTAGTGGAGATCGTTATTTCCAGGAGCAAGCCAAGAAGATGGTACCGGAAGGGGTAGAGGGACGCGTTCCCTATAAGGGTCAACTTTCCGATACGATATTCCAATTAGTGGGTGGCTTAAAGGCTGGTATGGGTTATACTGGTTCTCGCACCATAAACAACCTTAAAACAGATGCAAAATTTATTCGTATAACCCCGGCTGGTTTGAAAGAAAGCCATCCTCATGGTGTTAATATTACTAAGGAAGCACCCAACTATAGTTTTTAA
- a CDS encoding FxsA family protein, producing the protein MFPRLLVLLLIVPIIELFIIIETGKRLGLWVTLSLIVALGLLGLFLIRRQGLSTFTKIKYELFLGHLPADSLLDGLFILASGLLLLTPGLLTDFIGLSILIKPIQRIIKQKLKRWITGRVIPHQMARFR; encoded by the coding sequence TTGTTCCCTAGATTGTTGGTGCTTTTATTAATCGTACCGATTATAGAATTATTTATTATTATTGAGACGGGTAAGAGATTAGGTCTATGGGTTACATTGTCTCTTATAGTAGCATTGGGGCTGCTGGGTTTATTTTTGATTAGGCGGCAAGGGTTATCTACATTTACAAAAATAAAATATGAGCTTTTCTTAGGACACTTACCCGCCGATTCACTGTTAGACGGATTATTCATTTTGGCAAGCGGATTATTACTTTTGACACCTGGCTTACTAACCGACTTTATTGGCTTAAGTATTTTGATTAAACCAATTCAAAGAATAATAAAGCAAAAATTGAAGAGATGGATTACTGGGAGGGTTATACCGCATCAGATGGCTAGGTTTAGGTAA